In Jaculus jaculus isolate mJacJac1 unplaced genomic scaffold, mJacJac1.mat.Y.cur u25, whole genome shotgun sequence, the genomic window TTTCCTTCTGGAAATCCAAGCTGTTTAAGCAGCAGTAAAATCCAATTAAGTTATCCAGCTTTGGAAATCTTTCTAGAAGAGCCAAGAAGACTCTTCTAGCAGAAGTCCATTAGCAAGAAAAAGTAGCAATTCTAAAGTCCTTACCCAAGTTACACAGCATGGAGAAAAcatactttttagtaaaaaatatatagttcCAAACACTGCTGAAGTTTCATAGTTAGGAAGCGCATGCATCATGCCAAGTACACACTGTTGAGCATGATTAACCACCAGGGGCAGAACACGCACCCCGAGGCTCCAGCAGAAAGAGCTGCAGTAGTAACGCGTACTTAGATGTTATGTAGTCTACAGTTTTTGCcatttaaatctctctctctctctcttttttttttttgtagatggcTACAGCATTTTAACATTCACAACTTATTTTAAACCTAACCAAAAAGATGTCCAAATATTCCTCCTGCCCTGTCAAGTTTCTGGAAATATTGCTATTATCTGCTAGCAAAGAATTCAAGAGCAATTAGTTCTAAGACACATTAGAACAGATACATAGGACTATATGGCCTAAAACAGCAAATTTTAGTTTACCATAAATGGAAGACAtgggaaatttattttaaaatggtacATATTGCAGAGTAGCAAAAATAAGAGGGTTGGAAAAAGTGTTTTTTCCTGTGTGTGCCATAACTTCCCTCCATTCCTTCAGTATGACTACAGTGACCATAGCCCACAGTATCAAATGGAAGTCTTCCCACCAAGTCACGGCCTGTGGGGCTGGCCTGCCTCATCAGCCATGTTCAAAATATAGTTCGCCATGTCCACTTCCCTGGGTGCATCTGACACCACCCACGACTCATTTGCTCCAGTCATCTGTAGGCGACAAATGGGGCAATTCCCGTGTCCATCACTCCACTTATGAACGCACTTCTGACAAAAGTTGTGAGCACAAGGCAGGATGAGGTCAGCGCGCCCGTCCACGCAGAtacagcactcctcctcatcGGTCGGCTGCTTCACCCTGCCCATCCACAGACCAGCCTGACAAGGTGTGACAGAGGATGAGGCGTCATCAGGTTCCTCAGAGGTGGCACTCTGAGCCAACACTCCTGACACTTGACTTGTGGTGTCTTTATATAGCTGAATAAACTGATTTAAGCTCATGATCCGTGATGCTTCCACAATGCCAGTGCTTTTGTTAATCTTGGTACAGACCACCCGTACAACCACTTTCCAAAAGGCAGAGGAATCCGACCCAGGTTGTATCTCAAAGAGAAGATGTTTTTCCTGGCCAGCAGCCACCTTAGCAGTTACATCGTTAAGTTCAGCTACTCTTCCAAGACATTCTTCGTAAGTTAGGGAGCCACTTTCTCCAACCAATGTGATGTGTTTTGCTACTTTTTCTGGTAACTTGCTAATAACCAATTGTGTCTGATCTGAAAGTTGCTGTCCCATGGTGAATGATGTCTCTTAGAGTTCAGGGTGTTGCTTTCACATAGTTTCCTAGGCTCAAGGCATCGCACTCCAGACGCCAGTGGCACCGCCTCAGCCTGCGGTTTAACCCCGCAAGCTGCTATGACTTATCTTAAGCTATGTTCTTTGCCAAATTTCCAGTGATGTTTGGATTCTGGACTTGCAGCAAGCATACACACGTGTTAAGTACTGATCATAGCATTGAAGACAACAAAATCATTAACTATGGACCAACAGAAGAGGTGGGCTTACTGTGACGGCTTTTGTGATCACAGTATACGATTGTTAGGTATCAGCATGGTTCAGCAAGGATTATCCAAAGTTGAAAGTCCTTTTCCCTTTGCTCATAAAAGTACTACTTGTGTTCGTATTAAGGGGTTTCAGCCAGTCAATAAAAATTTGGTGAGTACCTGCATGCAGAAAAAAACATTAAGATCATAGCAGTGGGGACAGCAGATGCAGCAAGTTAACAATGGCTTAAAGTAAACTCTgtagcttctttttttccttgggcTACTTCCCAAAGCTGTTTACTGATCGTTGGGTAGGAAAACTCTAAGGTTAGTCTATTTTTCAGGCTCTTCTTTGGGAAGTTTGCCCACTTCTGTGTAAGAAAATTCTAGGAATTAGTCTCCTAAATTCAGTGCTGTGGCCCTCAAATAGGGCAGTGTGGATATAGTTTGCTATGCTTAGTGACAAATAaccaatataattttttatgtCTAGTAGAagtttgaaaaatgaaatatgaaaaatatttagttGGCAAATTATTTATTACCTCTCTGTGCTGTGTATCTCATCCTTCCTAAACTATTAAAATTCGCTATGCTCTATCAAAGATATTCTGGTCAAAGATATTCTAGATCAATGGATGTGCTTGTCATAAATGTGGCAGCATCTCTCTGCAGTAAGTAGGGCAAGGTTAGACTTGCTTTGACAGTCCTAAGTGAACTTAAACTTGTGCTTTTTGAAGCAGAAGGTTAACTATAATGAGATGCTTCTCGAAACTCAAGCTCACCCAGCAGCTCCTATATCTGTGATATGAAAATATAGGGACTGAAGGAGAAAAAATGGTGAACAAATTTTGCTTATAAGCTTTCCAACAGGAAGTCAGATGAGTAAGACACTGCCATCATTTCCCAGTCCCGGGAACAAGTGAGTGTTCTAAGCTCAGCATGTCAAGCCGACACACACTGAATGATAATGTACTGAGtgggcttctttaaaaaaaagctgaCTGGATTTTGTCCCCAAAGTGCTGAAGACAAATCCACTGGCAGCCATGATGGGGAGAGTTGAGTTCTCAGTATTGGGGTTTGTGCAGGCAGAGCACTGGGCCTCTGCCATCAACGTGGCTCTGCACTGGATGCTTTGGGGCCTTTGAGCAAGTCTTTGGCTCTGGTTTGTGGTTCCTGCTTCAGAAACTGCTTATGGTTTGCACACCATTGCAGCACTGGAACTTGGTTTCAAGTAAATTACTAGAATCTGTATGCACACAAGTGCTCGGACACACACTACCCCACtacacaaaaatcacattttcttaataaaaattccttatggagccgggcgtgatggtgcacgcctttaatcccagcactcgggaggcagaggtaggaggatctctgagagttcgaggccaccctgagactacatagtgaat contains:
- the LOC123457541 gene encoding RING finger protein 141-like, which gives rise to MGQQLSDQTQLVISKLPEKVAKHITLVGESGSLTYEECLGRVAELNDVTAKVAAGQEKHLLFEIQPGSDSSAFWKVVVRVVCTKINKSTGIVEASRIMSLNQFIQLYKDTTSQVSGVLAQSATSEEPDDASSSVTPCQAGLWMGRVKQPTDEEECCICVDGRADLILPCAHNFCQKCVHKWSDGHGNCPICRLQMTGANESWVVSDAPREVDMANYILNMADEAGQPHRP